atatatgtagtagagggtccctactctgtctctctttcagctaaggggtccttggcctaaaaaacattgaagacccctgctctatagtttatatatatatataaatgtgaatcgattttttccccaccccatatacagtcaggtccataaatattgggacatcgacacaattctaatctttttggctctatacaccaccacaatggagttgaaatgaaacgaacaagatgtgctttaactgcagactttcagctttaatttgagggtatttacatccaaatcaggtgaacggtgtaggaattacaacagtttgtatatgtgcctcccactttttaagggaccaaaagtaatgggacaattggctgctcagctgttccatggccaggtgtgtgttattccctcattatcccatttacaaggagcagataaaaggtccagagttcatttcaagtgtgctatttacatttggaatctgttgctgtcaactctcaatatgagatccaaagagctgtcactatcagtgaagcaagccatcattaggctataaaatctaaacaaacccatcagagagatagcaaaaaacattaggtgtggccaaatcaactgtttggaacattcttaaaaagaaagaacgcaccggtgagctcagcaacaccaaaagacccggaagaccacggaaaacaactgtggtggatgaccgaagaatactttccctggtgaagaaaacacccttcacaacagttggccagatcaagaacaggaggtaggtgtatgtgtgtcaaagtcaacaatcaagagaagacttcaccagagtgaatacagagggttcactacaagatgtaaaccattggtgagcctcaaaaacaggaaggccagattagagtttgccaaacaacatctaaaaaagccttcacatttctggaacaacatcctatggacagatgagacaaagatcaacttgtaccagagtgatgggaagagaagagtatggagaaggaaaggaactgctcatgatccaaagcataccacctcatcagtgaagtatggtggtggtagtgtcatggcgtgggcatgtatggctgccaatggaactggttctcttgtatttattgatgatgtgactgctgacaaaagcagcaggatgaattctgaagtgtttcgggcaatattatctgctcatattcagccaaatgcttcagaactcattggacgacgcttcacagtgcagatggacaatgacccgaagcatactgcgaaagcaaccaaagagtcttttaagggaaagaagtggaatgttatgcaatggccaagtcaatcacctgacctgaatccgattgagcatgcatttcacttgctgaagacaaaactgaagggaaaataccccaagaacaagcaggaactgaagacagttgcagtagaggcctggcagagcatcaccagggatgaaacccagcgtctggtgatgtctatgcgttccagacttcaggctgtaattgaatgcaaaggatttgcaaccaagtattaaaaagtgaaagtttgatttatgattgttaatctgtcccattacttttggtcccttaaaaagtgggaggcacatatacaaactgttgtaattcctacaccgttcacctgatttggatgtaaataccctcaaattaaagctgaaagtctgcagttaaagcacatcttgttcgtttcatttcaactccattgtggtggtgtatagagccaaaaagattagaattgtgtcgatgtcccaatatttatggacctgactgtatatatagtgttttggatttgtgtgtatgtaaaatattttattattctattattattaatattttgtgTATTGTAGTATATTATAAAAGTGCATGCCTCCTCCATAGGGAGTCTTCGTGCGTTGGCTTAAGGTGAATTTCAGTGAGGTGTTTGTTGCCTGGATTCACTTGAAAGCAATGAGGGTGTTTGTGGAATCAGTCCTCAGGTCAGTGCTGATAAGAACAGTGATTTCCTCTCAACATGAATAGAAAAATGACATGTGATTCAGATTTCTGAGAGTAGACTCATAAGGATGTCTCCTGCTAGGTATGGATTACCGGTGAACTATCAGGCTCTTGTGCTGCACACGGACAAGAAGCATTCAAAGAAACTGAGAGAAGAACTCGCCTCACTCTTCATACATCTGGACCCCACTGCCACTGCCAGCAAGACAGATGTAAGAGGCCAAATCCACTTTCTCTGCTTCTAATGATTGTCATTTTAACATTCATATTTCATCTAAACCACAGAACAAAAGGTATaaagacacaaacatacacatttagGAGCATGGATGTTCACTCCTCACCGCGGGATGAGTATGTGTCATAAAACAATGTCAAATCAAGGTCCACTTAATAGCTTTCTTTGCAGCTTTTAACCACATCGCAAAGTCTTCATCAGCAACTGACTCAGTTGGCCTAATTGTGAAACATCAGTCACAGGATGACACCTGAGCCAGTTTTCATTAAAAGTGATAATGGAGTTttaatttgaatgtgttttattgttacTCCTTCATGGATTTATATGACACAACAGTGTTTTAGCCTATAACCATGGGTAGAGAGCAACTAACCTCTTTAACACAAGTACAATTTGGAATTACTTAAACTTTCTTTGTATTGCCATTTTGTGCTATTCCTCTATTTAACTTTAACACGTTCCAGAGGCATATATTTGGCTTGTTACCCCAATAAATTCACTGGGCCAAATGTTATAGACCAATTTTGGCCCTTTGCAGATATGTGCCTGTTGGCTTATATGTCTGCCGACAAGTAAGTAGCACGAAACTGACCTGGTGAATTCACTCTCCTttgagctctgttttggtctccaccaactctatatctatatctgtctctttactgctgaatgctccactatgttcataGCTAGCTAACTTTGACTGATGTTTGGTGCTGGACTGGtaatgtaaattatagtgtgtctATTAGagattcttaaaaaaaagctgcctgCTGAGTGTGAAACAAATTTGATGAGAGCGTTGAGAGTGAACTAAAGCAATGAAGTCGtgggctgtaaaaccaaaacaatgagctgaatgCTTCATAGAGTCGAGGGGAAATGCAGAGTTAGGTGATAATGTATGCAGGTTCAACACTACAagcaacccctttcacattgcATGTAgtaatttgatccattgttaatataattaTTGATAAGACATTGTTAAATTGTGGTATTTCGGCTTCTATTTAAAGGATCTAAATATGTCTTCCCCCAATGGCTTTGGCAAGTTCATTCACACTTTTTCATTTAGCATGTTGCTTACATTCAGTGTTGTAAAGGTTCAAACATACTGAAGGCTCCACTATCAAGATACAAACACAATTGAAATCTATTGTATCAAGAAAGAAACTATATGTGGTGAATAGTAATGAGAGAATTTGACAATGCTTCACCTAGACCAATAATAGCAAGTAAGTGTGAGTGTTTGTCCAGTCAGATTTACTGTAATGTTGATGTCTGTGTTCTCCTGTCTCCCTCTGCCAAGCAGGTAAGCTGTGATATCCCAGGACTCTGTCAGTATGAGTACTTGTCCTACATCTGCTTCCATATCAACACCAATCTGCTGGAGATCAGCTAGCAGTCAACAAAGAGAGGACCCACACAATGACCAAGCAATATGGGCCCTGTTGCTCCTGTGGTGGAGCAGACCACTCAGAGCCAGGAACATAAAGACCATCAActctaaaataaaacacatctaGTGATATTTTGGATATCTTGGTTTTCAACATTTCTCATGAGCCAGAAATAACTGTCAAGCTTCCCTTGGACAGCAGTGTAAATGATCTTGTCAAGTGAACAGTGGATGGATTTGAGTCCTCTTCACTGCACATATCAGCTGCAATATCAGCTGCACATGGACTACACGTTGTGATGCGATGGAACTGTGGAACCATTTGAATATGCAAgaacatgtactgtaaatgttaaTGTCAGGGTGCACATTCAAGCATTTTAAGTGAGCACATCTTCCTAGAGTCCCTACAGCCATCACAGTGTGATAAAGTGCACAGTATTTCTTAATGCGCTGTTGCACACTGTTCAACACAAAAGTCCATACATTTTTGGTGCATTACACTGTATATTCTGAAGGGAAAGCATAGCATCACTCTGTACTTCATCACTTTTAACTCATTACATCAGAATGTTTTTTAATGTGATGCTACCAATGGGAGAGAACTCAGATccgttacttaagtaaaagtaccaataccacaatgtaaaatacCCCAAGAAACAGTACTGCAATCATATCCTATAGGGTTATAATCCTTTCATGAAATCAGACTACATTATTGATAATATTTATGGTCAGGATTTTTTCAGTATAGTAATTCAACGTAAATATAGTCTATATAgtagttttcattgttagtGAAGGGGTTACCACCAGTAACTACAGGTGTCGCCATTTCAAACAGCACTGAAATCTTAAGAAAGTAAACACACTTgttctgcagaaaaatggccACTGTGACTAacatattatatttactgtatactgACACATTAACGTGTACATAGGTTTTTTATGTTGTAGCTAGTCAAGGGGGAGCAATGTGAAATCTGATAAAGTcctgcctcaagtgatgtcacttgagtcagtggGTCTGAAggctacaagtttgaaaatgaaacaaatctgAGCTTGTGGAGTCAGAGagaagtgagcttaccagacctctgtagcccacTCATCATCTCTGCTTGAAGCTTGAGACTGCACTAGCCGCTACTAGCATTACTATTCCGACCGAACTGTCTTTggtcaagttgcattgtgggtaatgtagaaAGGAAGAAGAATATGTGGAATTAAAAAATGATTGCTCTGGTTTGGCTGAATCTATTTTGATCCATCGTTAAAAACTGTCCATAGGTTTGACATTGTGTAATGCCAAATCTGAATACTCTCCTAGCTATATTCATTTAGgtagtttagtccagtggttccaTGTCCCAATATTGtgggtcacaagataaatctgagagGTTGTTAGATGATTTACAAGGTGAGAaaagaaataacacatttgatgaacagaattgtttaaaaaaagttttaactATTCtctaatctttgttttttttttttctttttgtgaaatattggagAGTTTTACCTCTTTGGCACTCaaacttttatttaaatgaaatcatGTAGTTTAGAGGGGAAATTTGGTGTAGGCCTAACTGCTAACAACTCATATATCTGACACGTGACAACGAGCCCACCTACACTGCTTTTTTGTAAGGGGTCACACGCCAAAaagatgtaaaatgtaaaatcctAACCTGAAAACTAACCAGTAACTTCATCAGCTGGCAGATACAGAAGTATGAAATATAGTGGAGTTGTATAAAGTaacatgaaaaagaaatacTCAAGTGCTACTGCCACAAAATTATACTTAACaagcacttgagtaaatgtacttagttactttcagAATGCTATGCAACACATGATCACCAGAGAGTGCACTATCTCTGTTCTGTCTCCATTTTCACAGCATTCTTTTCTGTCAGCTATCATGCTTTATAGTTGATCAATCAATGTGTTTGGTGTTGGAAGATTTCCGTAATTTTTCAGTAAttcattcaaaatgtatttacctTCCAACTTTTTAAATGGACAATAGGGATCTATAACCACTTCGGGAGTTAGAATGTGTCTGTAATGTAGGGTGCAGTGCTGATTAACGGTATTAATGCAACTGGCCTATTGACTGCATTGTCTGCTCAACCTAAACAgcctatatatttattatattgcaTCTCCCAGACAGGAGAAGaaagacctgagagagagagagagagagagagagagagagagagagagagagagagtgtgtgtgtgagggagagagagagagagagagagagcgagagagagtgtgtgagtgggagagagagagggagggagagtgagggatcgatagagagagggatggaggaagagagagagggagagagagagagagagagagagagagagagagagagagagagagagagagagagagagagagaggtgggaaGTGTTAGGGATAGCTGTGCCATTCAGTGCTTGAAACAGTCTGAAGAGGAAACATTTACGCGCCGAAATAATGGGCATCAATTCTGGTTAGTAGGCTACGCTTTACTTTAACGTTATATGATAGGCTACATATTTATTCAGCCAAACATTAAGTAAAATGTGGACAGTTCCGAAGCCAAAATATAGAACTGGGCTGTGCGCCGAGGAGGAGATTGCTGTGAACATTGGCGGAGTCCGTGCGGTGCTTTTTGGGGAGGTTTTGAACCGCTACCCGGAGAGCAGACTAGCGGAGTTGTTGAACTGCTCAACCCAGAACCATGAAGTTATCTCGTCGCTTTGTGATGACTTCGATCCATGCAGAAAAGAGTTTTACTTTGACCGAGATCCTGATGCCTTCAAGTGCATCATCGACGTTTACTACTTTGGTGAAATCCACATTAAACCCGGCATTTGCCCCATCTGTTTCATCAAGGAGATGGAGTTCTGGAAAATAGACCAAAATGTTTTAGACGAGTGCTGTAAAAGTTGCCTAattgagaaggaggaggagctgaCAGAGATTGCAAACAAAGTAAAAGTGATCCTGGAGGATCTGGAGGTGGATGAGTGCATTACGCGCACCCAGCGGTGCCAGAGGTTCCTGTGGAGGTTGATGGAGAAGCCGGGTTCCTCCCTGCCGGCGCGCATCATTGCCATCGCATCCTTCCTCTCTGTCCTGGTCTCGGCGGTGGTGATGTGCGTGGGGACCATCCCGGAGCTCCAGGTGACGGACGTGGAGGGAAAACTGGTGGAGCACCCGATCCTGGAGGGGATCGAGACCGCCTGCATGCTATGGTTCACCGCGGAGTACTTCCTGCGCCTCGCCTCCTCTCCGAACAAGCTGCACTTTGCGCTCTCCTTCATGAACGTCATTGACTTCATGGCCATCATGCCGTTCTACGTGGTCCTGTCCCTCACTTACCTTGGCACCACATCTATGATGGAGCTGACTAACGTCCAACAAGCGGTGCAGGCGCTCCGCATCATGCGTATCGCGCGTATTTTCAAGCTCGCGCGCCACTCCTCCGGGCTGCAGACTCTGACCTACGCGCTCAAGAAGAGTCTAAAGGAGCTGGGGCTGCTCCTCATGTACATGGGCGTGGGGATCTTTGTGTTCTCGGCGCTGGCATACACCATGGAGCAAAGCCACCCAGAGACCCTTTTCAGAAGCATCCCGCATTCTTTCTGGTGGGCCATTATCACCATGACCACGGTGGGCTACGGAGACATCTACCCCAAAACCACGCTCGGGAAGTGCAACGCAGCCGTGAGCTTTCTGTGCGGGGTAATAGCCATCGCCTTGCCCATCCACCCCATCATAAATAACTTTGTGGTCTTTTACAATAAGCAGAAAGTGTTGGAGACTGCGGCGAAGCACGAGgtggagctgatggagctgaaGTCTGGCAAGGACGAGAAAAAGCAGGAATTAAGATGAGGCTGTGGACGCACCAGCTGTTTGAGCAAATAAAGAATTTTCCAAGAGCTTTTACTGCTCTCATGCCGGCAATTCACTACCTATAAAAGGGTGAAAATCAAAAGGTCACCTGTCCACATCTAGTCTAATGCACCACAATAAAAACATCTAAAGTAAATGTACAAAATTCGTTACGCAGATACCTTTACAGTAAGACACTGAAACTTTGCCTGGCCCTGCAGAAAACATTGGCACAGCTCCATGCAATGacactgtagcctacatatagCGCCGTCTCATAGATGTTGTCTTTGCAGCTGACTGTGACTCTGCCACGTGCTGCTTATTACTGCATGGTGCAGTTATTTCCTTCCATAACTCTTGTTGTGTGTTATTATGGAACAATAAGTTGTGCATGAAAAACCTGTGTACAGGGGCGATTTTAGCCCTAAACTTGATCCCGGCACCCCTacaaaataattgcttaaaaGGAGTTCTGATCCAGGAATATCACAGCATCGTGAAACTGAACCCAGAACCTAGATGACAGGATCATTCAGAAAAAAATTCTGAGCCATTTTACAGAACATAGTGCTTTACAGCCAAGGTCAAAATCGCATAAAGTTATTGAAAGTGAATTTTGGAAATGTCTGCTTTTCCATAGATACTGTACATATCCAATTTCATTTGTAAAACCACCTCACCTTTGTAGTAATGGCCCTGTGGTTCAGCATTAAAGGAAGTTTTCTCAGAATTGTTGGTGACATAATTCATTGTTTCCCTGGTCCAaaattatgttaaaatgcacagtTAGCACAGTagaataatgtttaaaaatgtgttaaaaggGTGCCAGGCACCCCTAATGCTCTGAtcctagaaacgcccctgcCTGTATGTACACTTGTGCATAAAAAATCATTAAAGCATCACCTGTAAGCTGCTGTAAGTTATGGACAAGGTGACACTTGAGTCCAAATTTCAaatattcataataataataacaatacagATTGTTTTCTTTGGAGGACAGTAGACTAATCAAGTTGATATGTAATATAATAAGGTGTCAGTGCTTTGGTGGCAAATGTATCAGATAGGGACTTCAATTGGACCAGTGTGGGTGGATAAGTTTTTTTAGAAATGCCTATTCAAATTAGACTAAAAATGAGTCAGAAATTGCAGCCCCCACATAACTGGTGTGTGATTAGTCTCAGATTACCCTAAAGTtgattaaaggaatattttgttttcatatgttGTGTTATTCTGTGCCCTGTGTCTAGCTGACCCCATGGTCAGTGGGTCCTGGGACAGATAGGGAAAGGTGGTGgggactaaaaaaaaaaagaaaagctaaaCAATCCAAGGTCATGAGTATATGTGCTTTCTAATAAAcaataggtttttttttttaatttattgtgaTTTATTAATATTTAGTCCAGGAGACATCTAACCCAACACGACATTAACTACAACATACAACATGAACAGTTGCTGACAATGCCATCCACTCCTCCAGAGATATTAATATTTCTTCTCAGGTCCAaagataaagtgtgtgtgtctgtatgtatcagtgtgtgtgtgtgtgtgtgtgtgtgtgtgtgtgtgtgtgtgtgtgtgtgtgtgtgtgtgcgtgtgtgtctgtgtgtgtgttcttgtttaactacatttgtggggtccaaaaaactgggaatacagtatacttgtgagggtctggacagctttgtgggaccaaaatgctggaccccacaagtttaaagggctgtttgagggttacgacttggttttaggattagggttagaattaggttatggttagggtgagggtaaggggtTAAGGTTGGGCATTTAGtcgtgatggttaaggttagggtaaggggctagggaatgcattatgtcaatgacgggtcatcacaaagatagtgagacgcactatgtgtgtgtgtgtgtgtgtgtgcatattgcATTTTCAAATACCTTTATGAAAAGATCCTTAATTTAAGTGTAAGAATACAGAAGAGATAAGGTACTTTTTGTTGATAAACATTTACTTGCCAAAAGATCACCAAGATACAGAGTTGAACAGTGGTGAAGgaaggaagtattcagatattttaagtaaaataaGTGAGGAGTAGGAGACGTGTCATTAGcaaaatgtaggctatttaagtatcaaaagtaaaagtgcattTGCGAgacaaaaaaactgtatttgagTTTACAGAAGTGAGTCTGCATATGTTTCATCCTGCAAGGTGCCACCGTCAGTGTTTGACTGTTTCTTCCTGCAGCCATCTTGTATAAAAACGACACAGGGATGATGACAGAAaatacttggaaaaaaaaaaaatagatttaatTCCACTAAAACAGAGTTGTAGCCTGCAAGGCATGGGTCAGTTGGAGCTGTGTGGGTGAATGTCACTGTTGATCCTGTGAGTtgtgactgtgtatgtgtggataCACATttatcagtgtgtctgtgtctgttatCTGCCATTGTTGCCCTATAcgtttctgtgtttgtgcttcCCGTGTGACACGATCCAAGGCAGTGGTCTGTGAGAAACAGCCGTCCCCAGCGGGGGAAACACTTCAAACTAAGGCAATACACGCCCACACACTGAACACTCAGAAACACTCCCTTTCTTCTCCGCCACCACCCCACccgctgtttctctctgtctccatctcacTCCTTCGTCCTGCCTCCACCTACTCACACTGCGTCTCAGAGGATGAGCTGTCAGCTTCACTGGCTGTGAGTGCAGCGATTCAGACCAAACGATACGTACAGCGTTAGTGCTGTCATTTTTTGAGGGTGTGTAAAGACGCAGAACtttacacacacttcacacttaTGGCTTCAAATTTGAAAAGACCATGTTTTGCAATCTGAAAATAGAAGGAATAAAATGACTGTTGAtcaacactgaaaaaaatgacatgaaagaTGTATGTGAGGATGAAGGGAAATTGAGAGACATTAACTGACGTTGACTTTAACCAAATATAGCACTTCATATGTTATGCATCAGCAACCATTACAGATGACTCAGTCATCAGTCCTGCTGTGTGGCACGGACACACCGGTTAAAACTATATGTTGCTGACCACAGTGTGAGACAAACTCACCTtcacatttaaaatgcaaagct
This region of Sander vitreus isolate 19-12246 chromosome 20, sanVit1, whole genome shotgun sequence genomic DNA includes:
- the kcnf1b gene encoding voltage-gated potassium channel regulatory subunit KCNF1, coding for MWTVPKPKYRTGLCAEEEIAVNIGGVRAVLFGEVLNRYPESRLAELLNCSTQNHEVISSLCDDFDPCRKEFYFDRDPDAFKCIIDVYYFGEIHIKPGICPICFIKEMEFWKIDQNVLDECCKSCLIEKEEELTEIANKVKVILEDLEVDECITRTQRCQRFLWRLMEKPGSSLPARIIAIASFLSVLVSAVVMCVGTIPELQVTDVEGKLVEHPILEGIETACMLWFTAEYFLRLASSPNKLHFALSFMNVIDFMAIMPFYVVLSLTYLGTTSMMELTNVQQAVQALRIMRIARIFKLARHSSGLQTLTYALKKSLKELGLLLMYMGVGIFVFSALAYTMEQSHPETLFRSIPHSFWWAIITMTTVGYGDIYPKTTLGKCNAAVSFLCGVIAIALPIHPIINNFVVFYNKQKVLETAAKHEVELMELKSGKDEKKQELR